TATTTCATATTGATTATTATGGTGGAGGCGGGGCGTACCGCCCCCCCTTCCACATTAAGTTTTGCGTAGTTGACATTACTTTTACATGATTCCATCTCAGGACAGAAGGGACTGGAATACTTGTCCCACTGGGGAACGTGTTACAAGTATTCCAGTCCCTTCTGTCCCTTGGTCTTTACGAAAAAAATCCTAAGCTTTTTCCGCTTAGGATTTTTTCCGTATTTTCCACAACAAAGAAGATGGGCGCTGACCAATGGGCCAGGTTGTTTAAAAGTGCTCAGATTTGAGGCGTAGAACACTCACATTCTTGGATTCCCATATGAGCATGTGTGTGTCCTACAACAAAGAAGATGGGTGCTGACCCAAATGGGCCAGACTGCTCAAAAGTGCCCAGTTTCAGCAACAAAGAAGATAGGTGCTTGACCCAACTGGGCCAGGCTGTTTAAAAGTGCTCAGATTTGAGGCGCAATTGTAATCCCAGGGCGGGAGCGTATAAATCAATACGTGACTGGTCTGGGATTGATGCTAGAATAAAAATAGGAGAACTTAAACATAGTAATTTCTGTATCTGATATAATATAGAAGTCAGATAAGGAGAGATTTATTATGAGTAAAAAAAACAAAAGATATAGTGAAGAGTTTAAACAGGATGCCGTCAATTATTATTACTCCTCTGGAAAATCAATAAAAGCATCTGCATCAGATCTTAATATTAGTTCCTCGGGTCTTGCAGGATGGATTAATAGTGCTAAAGCAAATGAAGGGGTTGTCAACCACCGTGGCTCGGGAAATTATTCATCCGATGCTGAAAAAGAAATTGCTAAATTAAAAAAAGAATTAAGAGACAAAGAGGATGCACTTAATATCTTAAAAAAGGCCATAGGCATACTGAACGAAGATTAACTGAAGCAATCTATATAGAGGTAAAAGCAGCCTCGGAAAAGCGCCGAATTTCAGTTAACAGTGTGCTTAAAAAACTAGGCGTTTCATCATCAGGTTATTATAGCTGGAAAAAGAGAACCACCTCAAACCAAGAGTTAAGAAAAAGATCTCTTTGCACAGAAATTACCGAGATATATAATGAATCACATCAAATATATGGAGCACCTAAGATCACTTCTATATTAAAATCCAGAGGGCATGCAGTATCAGAAAAGACTGTGGGCAACTATATGAAAGAGCTTGGTATTAAAGCAATTTGGGTAAGTCCTTATACGAGAACTACAATAGACCCAGATTTTGATTCTAAGCTTAAAAATGTATTAGATAGAAACTTCAACCCCAAAGCCCCTAATACAGTGTGGGTAACAGATATTACTTATATCCCCACAATTACAGGATTTGTATATTTAACATCAGTAATGGACCTATATTCAAGAGCTATAGTAGGTTGGCATCTGTCAGATAGTTTATCTACTGCTGGGGTTGTTAAAGCCATTGAAAATTCTAAGAGAAATAATGTTTTAGATACTCCTGTTATTATTCATAGTGACAGAGGGATTCAGTATGTTTCAAAAGCATATTTAAAAGCAACTCCAGCTGAAAAATTTATTCACAGCTATTCAAGGAAAGGTAATCCCTGGGATAATGCTGTAATAGAATCATTCCATTCTTTAATAAAAAGGGAATGGCTTAATAGGTATGTTATTAAAAACCTTATGCATGCTCATGAGTTAGTCTTTGAATATATAGATGCTTTTTATAATACCAAAAGAATTCACGGTCACTGTAAAATGGAGTCGCCCCATGAGTTTGAAAAAAAACATGCTATATAAATTAGATTACAGGTTTACTAAATTTAACTTGTCCTTTTTCTTGACATAGAACCAGATGGGTGCTGACCCAAGCTGGGCCAGGCTGCTCAAAAGTGCACAGATTCTAGGCGCGAAACTGCCCCAACACCGGAGCGTATGAACTAATACGTGAGGATGTTGGGGCAGTTTCAGCAACAACGAAGATGGGTGCTTTTGAGCTGTCTGGGGCTAGCGGTTGTCTATTTTCTCTGGGTATAAATCATGCCCCATCATTCTCTCTTCCGCCATTTTTTCAAATTTTGTCCCTTTTTTGCCATAGTTGCAGTAGGGGTCTATGCTTATTCCCCCTCTTGGGGTAAATTTGCCCCATACTTCTATGTATTTTGGGTCCATTAGTTTGATTAGGTCTTTCATTATTATGTTCATGGAGTCTTCATGGAAGTCGCCGTGGTTTCTGAAGCTAAATAGGTATAGTTTTAGCGACTTGCTTTCCACCATGTGTTTGTCGGGGATGTAGCTTATATATACTGTGCCAAAGTCTGGTTGGTTTGTTTTGGGGCATAGGGTGGTAAACTCTGGGCAGTTAAATTTTACGAAGTAGTCGTTTTCGGTGTGCTTGTTTTCAAAGGTTTCTAGCACCTCTGGGGTGTAGTCAAACTGGTATTTGTTGTTTTGGTTTCCTAGTAGGGTTACTCCTTCTAGTTCTTCGTCTTTTCTTCCTTTTTTAGATTCCATTTATTTTGCCTCCTCTTTTTTTTGTAGGTATTTTTCTAGTCCTTGGGCTCTTAACTGACATGCTGGACATGTTTTACAGCCTGTGCCTATGATTCCGTTGTAGCAGGTTAGGGTTTTTTCTATGACATAATCTAGCTTGCCTAGCTTGTCTGCTAGCTGCCAGGCATCTGCTTTGTCCATCCACATAAGGGGCGTGTGAATTACGTATGGGTAGTCCATGGATAAATTTAGAGTTACGTCTAGAGATTTGATAAATACATCTCTACAGTCGGGGTATCCGCTAAAGTCTGTTTGGCAAACGCCGGTTACTATGTGCCGGGCCCCTTTTTGCTTTGCCAGCACCGCTGCAAATGTTAAAAATAGCATGTTTCTGCCATCTACGGCGGTGGACGGTAGCTCTCCCTCTTTTTCCTCCACATCTATGTCATCTCTTGTAAGTGCGTTGGGAGCTAGTTGATTTAACAGGGACATATCTAGGATGTGATGTTCTATGTTTTGTTCTTTGGCAATTTCTGCTGCACATTCTAGCTCCTTTTTATGCCGCTGATTGTAGTCAAAAGATACGGCAATTACTTCGTCAAATTTTTCCATTGCCCAAAAAAGGCAGGTGGTGGAGTCTTGTCCGCCGCTAAATACTACTACTGCTTTTTCCATTTTTGATTTCCCCTTTCACTGTATTTAAGTATGTTAAAAACTATTATCATACTCCTCTTAAATCAGGAGGCCATATTATTTTGTGGAGCTGTAGCTGAAGTCTAACTTTATTTTGTTTTTTCTCTTTCATAAACTGCACTATCTCTTTAGGCTCTATCTTACCTAAAACCGGACTAAGATACACAAGACATTTTTGAGTCAAACTGTACTCATTTAAAATGTTATATGCAGTTTTTAAATCCTGTCCACTTCCTACTACAAACTTATATACATCCTTTTCGGTAACTGCTTCTAAGTTGCTTTTGTCCATATGCTGTTCCATTTTGCTTGCAGGCAATTTATAGTCTAAAATAAACCTTACGTTTTGCCCACAGTTTTCCCTTGTTAGTTTGTCTTTAAACCTGTCAATTGGAACGCTGCCGTTGGTTTCTATTTGAATTTTTAGCTCATTTTTTTTAGATAAAAAGATTAAAAGCTTATCTATATCTTTTTGTATTAGCGGCTCACCGCCGGTTATTGTCACGTTTTGGGTGCCGTTTTGGGATATAAAATCATAAATTTCTTCTGATGTCATTTTCTCTCCGACAACATTGGCGCTGGTGGAGTAATGTGTGTCACACCAAGAACATTCTAAATTACAACCCCCAAATCTAATAAATGTAGAAATCTCTCCAGCAGTAGGCCCTTCTCCGTCGATGCTGCAAAACTTTTCTATTATATTATATTTAGTCATTATCGGCCTCTGTATAGATGCAGCTGTTTGTGGGGGTCTCAAAAAGTTCAACCTCATGGATGTCTAAGCCCTTGTCTTTTAGCATATGGTATATATGCCGTGACATTTCTTCTGCTGTGGGACGATATGGAACTGTTAGTATTTTAAATGATTGTGGGCTATTTTCTATCCCCTTTATTAAGCCTTGTCCAACCTCATCGTCTTCTACGATTAGCTTGTGGTCAAAGTAGTCTTCTATTTCTTTGAGGGCTTTTTTTATGGTGCCAAAGTCCTCCACCATGCCCCGAAGCTGCCCTTCTTTTTTTACGTCCTCTCCCTTTACCTTAGCGATAAGCCGATATCTATGTCCGTGGATGTTGGAGCATTTACCTTCATAATTGCTAAGGTAGTGAGCTAGGTCAAACTGTACTTCTGCTTTTAATATGAACATATTACGCCTCCTAATTTAAACTCCTTAAATTTAGACAAATAAAAAGGGACGCAACTGTCCCCTTTGATAGTTGCCTAGTTTTGTTTTATGACAGGATGGTCAATGAACTGTCCTTATAGTATTTTAAATTATCGTAAAAAGTATAACATAAAGATGTAAATATATGAAGTATAAATACCAAAAGTCTTCGTTAAGGCGGTTCGGACTCTTTGGGGTTAGGAACAATGAATAGTTTGGCATACCATCTACTGTTGGGGCGACACGGAGGTTCGCCCCCTACCCTATGAAGGGGTTTTACTCCCTTTATGGCAGAACGGTTGTCATACCATCTACTTTTGGGTGACACGGAGGTTCGCTCCCTACTCTATGAAGGGGTTGGGCTCCCTTGATGGCAGAACTTTTTGGCATACCATCTACTGATGGGGCGACACGGAGGTTCGCCCCCTACCCTATGGGGGGTTTGCTCCCTTTATGGCAGAACTGATGGCACTCCCCCTCCTCTGCCAAGGGTTTAAATACAGCTTTATGACGTTTTCATTAATTGGAGAAAGGATACAGCAATTTTTTATCCGTGTTTTTTTATTTTTATATAATTTAGGTTGAGATTTAGGTTCTCTTTTTTACGTAACGCTAATAACCCTAACCTCACAGGAATCTTTTTCCTACATCTTTATAAAGCAGGATTTTTTAAGCTCTATCTAGAATAAATATTTCACTACCGTTGTGTTTTTTAAAACATAACGGGTTAAAACAACAAAGGGGGTAACATAAATGAAAAAACTAGTATTTGCAGTATTAGTATCAACCTTTTTTTTAGTAGGTTGTTCCCCTAGTGATGAAGCAGCACTCACTTTAGCTACAACTACTAGTACAGATGATTCTGGTCTATTGGATGAGCTATTACCGATATTTGAAGAAGAAACAGGGCATCAAGTAGATGTGATTGCGGTAGGAACAGGTCAAGCTTTGGAAATTGGCAGAAGAGGGGATGCTGATATTCTATTGGTGCATGCAAAAGAACTGGAAAAAGAATTTGTAGAAAATGGCTATGGGACAGAAAGATTCACTGTAATGTACAATGACTATATTTTTTTAGGTCCAGTAGAAGATGTTGCCAATGTTAAAGATAGTAGTAATGTTGATGAAGGGTTAAGTAAAATTTACCAAGCTGGACAAAATAATGAAACTAATTTCAACTCTCGAGGCGATAACTCCGGAACACATAACAAGGAAAAGAGTCTATGGGAGTATTATGATTTTAATGCCGAAGGGAAAAATTGGTATAATTCCTTAGGACAAGGAATGGGCGATACCTTAATTGCCTCAAATGAAATGGGTGCTTATACATTAACAGATAGAGGTACTTTTTTATCAATGAAGGATAAACTAGAAAACTTACAGATTGTTTTAGAGGGGGATGATTTATTGCATAATCCTTATGGAATAATTCCTGTTAACCCCAATAAGTTTTCCAATGTAAATAGTGAGGCAGCACAAGAGCTTGTTGAGTTTTTTATTAGAGAAGATATTCAAGATATGATAGGTGAGTATGGTATCGAAAATTTTGGCCAACCTTTATTCTTTCCTAATGCCTACTAACAGAATTTGCAGGAGGTTTATTAAATGGACGTATTTATCTCTGGGCTCTTAGAAGCTATAAGTTTACTATTGAACTTAGATCCATACGTAACAAATATTATATTCGTCTCAATGCGAGTATCTGGTATAGCTTTGATAATAGCTACATTAGTTGGGGTACCGCTAGGAGCTTTTTTAGGATTGGCTAAGTTCCCTGGCAAACATTTTGCAATTGCCTTATTATACACTGGAATGGGGCTTCCACCGGTTGTAGTGGGTTTATTTGTTTTTGTGCTTTTATCAAGCGCCGGACCGTTAGGTTCGCTGGAATGGTTATTTACCCCCTATGCTATAATTGTTGCACAATCAATTATAGCCTTTCCTCTAGTAGCTGGTTTCACAATGACTGCTGTTATGGGAGTAGATAAAACCTTATTGCTTCAGCTAGAGGCACTTGGTGCTACAAAAAAACAAGCACTGTGGGCCACCATAAAAGAAGCTAGACTTGGAGTGTTGGTTGCTGTAATTGCAGGGTTTGGAACGATTATATCAGAGGTTGGAGCGGTGATGTTAGTAGGAGGTAATATAGCTGGTAGGACTAGGGTTCTGACTAGTGCAATTGTTTTAGAAACAAGGCAAGGCAACTTCGGTATTGCCATGTCTTTTGGTATTATTTTGCTAACTATAACTTTTATAGTTAATTTTGTTATGCTACTTTTCCAAAGAAAGAAGTTGATAGGAAGTGACTAATCAGAATATATTCCAACTTAAAAATGTTTCTAAATCATATGGTAAAAAAACTGTGCTAAATATTGATAACTTAAATATTATAAAAGGGGAAATATTGGCGTTAGTGGGTCCAAGCGGCGCTGGTAAAAGCACATTACTAAGGTTAATGAATTTTGTTGAAAGTGCTGATACAGGTGAAATCATTTATATGGATAAAAAATATAACAACAAGTCCCGTCCGAAACTAAGTGCCAAACGCACAATAACTACAGTTTTTCAAAGACCATCATTAATGAATACATCTGTATGGAAAAATATTGTTTATCCTCTTAAAATAAGAAATATAGAAATTGATGAGCATAAAATAAATCAACTTATATCAAAACTAGGGTTATCTAAACTAAAAAATCAAAAAGCAGATAAATTATCCGGTGGCGAAGCCCAACGTGTTTCTATAGGTAGAGCTTTAGTATTTAATCCACAAGTTCTACTTTTAGATGAACCTACTTCTAATTTAGATCCAACCAACGTAAAAATTATAGAAGATATTATTGACGATTATGTAAAAAAAGAAAAAGCCACGGTAATAATGGTCACTCATAATATATTTCAAGCAAAGCGAC
This genomic interval from Proteinivorax tanatarense contains the following:
- a CDS encoding transposase, with translation MSKKNKRYSEEFKQDAVNYYYSSGKSIKASASDLNISSSGLAGWINSAKANEGVVNHRGSGNYSSDAEKEIAKLKKELRDKEDALNILKKAIGILNED
- a CDS encoding IS3 family transposase; the protein is MEVKAASEKRRISVNSVLKKLGVSSSGYYSWKKRTTSNQELRKRSLCTEITEIYNESHQIYGAPKITSILKSRGHAVSEKTVGNYMKELGIKAIWVSPYTRTTIDPDFDSKLKNVLDRNFNPKAPNTVWVTDITYIPTITGFVYLTSVMDLYSRAIVGWHLSDSLSTAGVVKAIENSKRNNVLDTPVIIHSDRGIQYVSKAYLKATPAEKFIHSYSRKGNPWDNAVIESFHSLIKREWLNRYVIKNLMHAHELVFEYIDAFYNTKRIHGHCKMESPHEFEKKHAI
- the queF gene encoding preQ(1) synthase; its protein translation is MESKKGRKDEELEGVTLLGNQNNKYQFDYTPEVLETFENKHTENDYFVKFNCPEFTTLCPKTNQPDFGTVYISYIPDKHMVESKSLKLYLFSFRNHGDFHEDSMNIIMKDLIKLMDPKYIEVWGKFTPRGGISIDPYCNYGKKGTKFEKMAEERMMGHDLYPEKIDNR
- the queC gene encoding 7-cyano-7-deazaguanine synthase QueC, which codes for MEKAVVVFSGGQDSTTCLFWAMEKFDEVIAVSFDYNQRHKKELECAAEIAKEQNIEHHILDMSLLNQLAPNALTRDDIDVEEKEGELPSTAVDGRNMLFLTFAAVLAKQKGARHIVTGVCQTDFSGYPDCRDVFIKSLDVTLNLSMDYPYVIHTPLMWMDKADAWQLADKLGKLDYVIEKTLTCYNGIIGTGCKTCPACQLRAQGLEKYLQKKEEAK
- the queE gene encoding putative 7-carboxy-7-deazaguanine synthase QueE, which produces MTKYNIIEKFCSIDGEGPTAGEISTFIRFGGCNLECSWCDTHYSTSANVVGEKMTSEEIYDFISQNGTQNVTITGGEPLIQKDIDKLLIFLSKKNELKIQIETNGSVPIDRFKDKLTRENCGQNVRFILDYKLPASKMEQHMDKSNLEAVTEKDVYKFVVGSGQDLKTAYNILNEYSLTQKCLVYLSPVLGKIEPKEIVQFMKEKKQNKVRLQLQLHKIIWPPDLRGV
- the queD gene encoding 6-carboxytetrahydropterin synthase QueD translates to MFILKAEVQFDLAHYLSNYEGKCSNIHGHRYRLIAKVKGEDVKKEGQLRGMVEDFGTIKKALKEIEDYFDHKLIVEDDEVGQGLIKGIENSPQSFKILTVPYRPTAEEMSRHIYHMLKDKGLDIHEVELFETPTNSCIYTEADND
- a CDS encoding substrate-binding domain-containing protein, producing the protein MKKLVFAVLVSTFFLVGCSPSDEAALTLATTTSTDDSGLLDELLPIFEEETGHQVDVIAVGTGQALEIGRRGDADILLVHAKELEKEFVENGYGTERFTVMYNDYIFLGPVEDVANVKDSSNVDEGLSKIYQAGQNNETNFNSRGDNSGTHNKEKSLWEYYDFNAEGKNWYNSLGQGMGDTLIASNEMGAYTLTDRGTFLSMKDKLENLQIVLEGDDLLHNPYGIIPVNPNKFSNVNSEAAQELVEFFIREDIQDMIGEYGIENFGQPLFFPNAY
- a CDS encoding ABC transporter permease — translated: MDVFISGLLEAISLLLNLDPYVTNIIFVSMRVSGIALIIATLVGVPLGAFLGLAKFPGKHFAIALLYTGMGLPPVVVGLFVFVLLSSAGPLGSLEWLFTPYAIIVAQSIIAFPLVAGFTMTAVMGVDKTLLLQLEALGATKKQALWATIKEARLGVLVAVIAGFGTIISEVGAVMLVGGNIAGRTRVLTSAIVLETRQGNFGIAMSFGIILLTITFIVNFVMLLFQRKKLIGSD
- a CDS encoding ABC transporter ATP-binding protein, producing the protein MTNQNIFQLKNVSKSYGKKTVLNIDNLNIIKGEILALVGPSGAGKSTLLRLMNFVESADTGEIIYMDKKYNNKSRPKLSAKRTITTVFQRPSLMNTSVWKNIVYPLKIRNIEIDEHKINQLISKLGLSKLKNQKADKLSGGEAQRVSIGRALVFNPQVLLLDEPTSNLDPTNVKIIEDIIDDYVKKEKATVIMVTHNIFQAKRLADKVCLINQGNLVEINDKNTFFDNPQHSITKKFLSGELIY